One window of Quercus robur chromosome 5, dhQueRobu3.1, whole genome shotgun sequence genomic DNA carries:
- the LOC126724776 gene encoding uncharacterized protein LOC126724776 → MAVTCSSSSSSSIHIPILKSGLIMRPISKSLMLKHTQVPVKKLPRLQIKCSVKNKVYEDRSNGIICYRDDSGEIVCEGYDDEAPRFQQQIPRTTCHPRDVEIIDLLLQQSGFQIVKGSGLNNVDESVAVQKDLNCNGFNSFC, encoded by the exons ATGGCTGTaacttgttcttcttcttcttcttcttctattcaCATCCCAATTCTGAAATCTGGTCTAATCATGAGGCCTATCAGCAAATCTCTGATGCTTAAACACACTCAAGTTCCAGTCAAGAAATTACCTAGACTCCAGATCAAATGTTCCGTTAAAAACAAG GTTTATGAGGACAGGTCTAATGGCATAATCTGCTATAGAGATGATAGTGGGGAAATAGTTTGCGAAGGATATGACGATGAAGCCCCTCGCTTTCAACAACAGATTCCAAGAACAACTTGTCATCCAAG AGACGTCGAGATCAttgatcttcttcttcaacaaAGTGGGTTTCAAATTGTTAAAGGCAGTGGATTGAACAATGTTGATGAAAGTGTTGCTGTGCAGAAGGACCTCAATTGCAATGGCTTTAACTCTTTCTGCTAA
- the LOC126724773 gene encoding 1-phosphatidylinositol-3-phosphate 5-kinase FAB1B: protein MDPQDKTFSELVGIVKSWIPWRSEPPNVSRDFWMPDQSCRVCYECDSQFTVFNRKHHCRLCGRVFCARCTTNSVPAPSGDQSTSREECEKIRVCNYCFKQWEQGIATLDNGIQVANLDLCTSPSATSFASTKSSGTASSSITLGSMPNPVDSYQRVQRSSGLSPRQSSLMEASMERKCELASEGSNDLVSDVGNPNQYEFSMNRSDDDDDEYGVYRSDSETRHFSQVDDYYSRVDFDELSNDGSHKLHHDGENDTKSLSSCSLHHSFDSQGLDGIPQIGRKDENDIVDECEEHSSIYAPQDVEKEPVDFENNGLLWLPPEPEDEEDERETGLFDDDDDGDAVGEWGYLRSSSSFGSGESRNRDRSGEEHKKAMKNVVDGHFRALVAQLLQVENLPVGDEDDRESWLEIITALSWEAATLLKPDMSKGGGMDPGGYVKVKCVASGRRSESAVVKGVVCKKNVAHRRMTSKIEKPRLLILGGALEYQRVSNLLSSFDTLLQQEKDHLKMAVAKIDAHNPDILLVEKSVSGHAQEYLLAKDISLVLNIKRPLLDRIARCTGAQIVPSIDHLSTPKLGYCDAFHVKRFLEDHGTAGQGGKKLVKTLMYFEGCPKPLGCTILLRGANGDELKKVKHVVQYGVFAAYHLAVETSFLADEGASLPELPLNSPINVALPEISSSIERSISTVPGFSVSVNGKAHGAQHIGEPQRTISGPVSNNTKTFLPNGHSQSTEPTLDLKDSTVFSAGPSGNAFPDSYLKTLSPYHTFEEKIKMDSKEPLEGETSAGNNRSAIMNNHLTANGFGHIETLGQDVMANDFQNSLSAMAVNQLGSSEQSFLQEDCKNCPEEQGPLKEDPVPLKEEFPPSPSDHQSILVSLSSRCVWKGTVCERSHLFRIKYYGSFDKPLGRFLRDHLFDQSYQCRSCGMPSEAHVHCYTHRQGTLTISVKKLQETLLRGEREGKIWMWHRCLRCPRTNGFPPATQRVVMSDAAWGLSFGKFLELSFSNHAAASRVASCGHSLHRDCLRFYGFGKMVACFRYASIDVHSVYLPPPKLDFNYENQDWIQKEIDEVVDGAELLFSEVLNALGQIVEKRSGAGPLNNGIKTPETRRKIAELEGMLHKEKLEFEESIQKTLNKGAKKGQPVIDILDINRLRRQLLFQSYLWDHRLIYVASLDKNNHQDRLSSSSPEHLEKPFVSYKFMEVNVDNKPEKSSRSCDSLADAKLNKSPEQRGGYASDTNQSDAVHQEKDMDQSDPIKSEVNVRRTVSDGQFPIMASLSDTLDAAWTGENHTGIGIPKDNTSTLPELAVTETSTTPAVAEGTDLENQGEEKNSTKVSPILSPALSTKSPDNVEDHVGWLGMPFLNFYRSFNKNFSAGAQKFNSLSEYNPVYISSFRQLELQGGARLLLPVGVNDTVIPVYDDEPTSIISYALVCPKYHMQLIDEGERPKDGGDLVASLPHVDSVNSQSFLSVDDIASEYHRSLGSSDDSILSMSGSRGSLSLDPLSYTKALHARVSFGDDGPLGKVNYTVTCYYAMRFEALRKICCPSELDFIRSLSRCKKWGAQGGKSNVFFAKTLDDRFIIKQVTKIELESFIKFAPGYFKYLSESINSGSPTCLAKILGIYQVTSKHLKGGKETKIDVLVMENLLFRRNVTRLYDLKGSSRSRYNPDSSGNNKVLLDQNLIEAMPTSPIFVGNKAKRLLERAVWNDTSFLASIDVMDYSLLVGVDEEKNELVLGIIDFMRQYTWDKHLETWVKASGILGGPKNASPTVISPKQYKKRFRKAMTTYFLMVPDQWSPPSIIPSKSQSDLCEENTQGGTLVE from the exons ATGGACCCCCAAGACAAGACATTCTCTGAGCTAGTTGGGATTGTGAAATCATGGATCCCTTGGCGATCTGAGCCGCCTAACGTGTCGAGAGATTTTTGGATGCCCGATCAGAGTTGTAGAGTGTGCTACGAGTGTGATTCTCAGTTCACGGTATTTAACCGTAAACATCATTGTCGACTTTGTGGCCGAGTTTTTTGTGCTAGGTGTACTACAAATTCAGTTCCTGCCCCATCTGGTGACCAGAGTACTTCCCGGGAAGAGTGTGAGAAGATTCGAGTATGTAATTATTGTTTCAAGCAATGGGAGCAGGGCATAGCTACTCTTGATAATGGGATCCAGGTTGCCAACCTGGATCTTTGTACTTCACCATCAGCAACAAGTTTTGCCAGCACTAAATCTAGTGGCACTGCTAGTAGTAGTATTACACTTGGCTCAATGCCAAACCCAGTTGATTCTTATCAGCGAGTTCAACGCAGTTCAGGTCTCAGCCCACGTCAATCATCTTTAATGGAAGCAAGCATGGAAAGAAAATGTGAATTGGCTTCAGAAGGGAGCAATGATCTTGTTTCAGATGTAGGGAATCCAAACCAATATGAATTTTCAATGAACAG gagtgatgatgatgacgatgagTATGGTGTATATCGGTCAGATTCTGAAACAAGACACTTTTCTCAAGTCGATGACTACTACAGTCGGGTTGACTTTGATGAGCTGAGCAATGATGGTTCGCATAAACTCCATCATGATGGAGAAAACGATACAAAAAGTTTAAGCAGCTGTTCGTTACATCACAGTTTTGACTCACAGGGTTTAGATGGAATTccacagataggaagaaaagaTGAAAATGATATTGTTGATGAGTGTGAAGAACATTCTTCTATATACGCTCCACAGGACGTTGAAAAAGAACCTGTGGATTTTGAGAACAATGGACTTCTCTGGCTCCCCCCTGAaccagaagatgaagaagatgagagGGAAACCGGCTtgtttgatgatgatgatgatggagatgccgTAGGAGAGTGGGGATATTTACGCTCCTCAAGCAGTTTTGGAAGTGGGGAGTCTCGCAATAGGGATAGGTCAGGTGAAGAGCACAAGAAGGCCATGAAGAATGTGGTTGATGGGCATTTTAGGGCTTTGGTAGCTCAGCTATTGCAGGTTGAAAACCTTCCTGTAGGTGATGAAGATGATAGAGAGAGTTGGTTGGAGATCATAACAGCTCTGTCCTGGGAGGCTGCTACACTTTTAAAGCCAGATATGAGCAAAGGTGGAGGGATGGACCCTGGTGGATACGTGAAAGTAAAATGCGTTGCTTCCGGACGTCGCTCTGAGAG TGCGGTGGTCAAAGGAGTAGTTTGTAAGAAAAATGTGGCTCACCGACGAATGACGTCAAAAATAGAGAAACCTCGCTTGTTGATTCTTGGGGGAGCTCTTGAGTACCAGAGGGTTTCCAACCTCTTGTCGAGTTTTGATACTCTGTTACAGCAG GAAAAAGACCATCTAAAGATGGCAGTTGCAAAGATAGATGCCCACAACCCTGATATCCTGTTAGTAGAGAAATCAGTTTCTGGACATGCACAGGAGTACCTTCTTGCAAAAGACATATCACTTGTTCTTAACATCAAGAGACCACTTTTGGATCGCATAGCCCGCTGCACAGGTGCCCAAATAGTTCCTTCAATTGATCATCTTTCAACACCGAAGTTGGGCTACTGCGATGCATTTCATGTAAAGAGGTTTCTAGAAGATCATGGTACTGCTGGACAGGGTGGCAAAAAATTGGTGAAGACACTTATGTATTTTGAAGGTTGCCCAAAGCCACTGGGTTGTACT ATTTTGCTTAGAGGTGCTAATGGAGATGAGTTGAAGAAAGTGAAGCATGTGGTTCAGTATGGAGTTTTTGCCGCATATCACTTGGCCGTGGAAACTTCTTTTCTTGCTGATGAAGGGGCCTCCTTGCCAGAACTCCCATTGAATTCTCCAATAAATGTTGCACTTCCAGAAATATCATCCAGCATTGAGAGATCCATCTCAACAGTACCTGGTTTCAGTGTCTCTGTTAATGGAAAGGCACATGGAGCCCAACATATTGGTGAACCACAAAGAACCATTAGTGGCCCTgtttcaaataatacaaaaactttTTTACCCAATGGACATTCTCAATCCACTGAACCAACTTTGGATCTGAAAGATTCTACAGTTTTTTCTGCTGGTCCTTCAGGAAATGCCTTTCCAGATTCTTACCTTAAAACACTTTCTCCCTATCATACCTTCGAggagaaaattaaaatggattCCAAAGAACCCTTGGAGGGGGAAACTTCTGCAGGTAATAACAGATCAGCTATTATGAATAATCATCTCACTGCCAATGGTTTTGGGCATATAGAGACATTGGGACAAGATGTTATGGCAAACGATTTCCAAAATAGTCTCAGTGCAATGGCTGTAAATCAGCTAGGCAGTTCAGAGCAATCATTTTTGCAAGAAGATTGTAAAAATTGTCCAGAGGAGCAAGGACCTTTAAAAGAAGATCCTGTGCCTTTAAAAGAAGAGTTTCCTCCATCACCTTCTGATCACCAGAGCATTTTAGTGTCCTTATCATCCCGATGTGTTTGGAAGGGGACCGTTTGTGAGAGGTCGCATCTCTTTCGAATCAAATACTATGGCAGCTTTGACAAACCTCTTGGTAGGTTTTTACGAGACCATTTATTTGATCAG AGTTACCAATGTCGTTCATGTGGTATGCCATCAGAAGCACATGTTCACTGCTATACTCATAGACAGGGCACCCTCACCATATCTGTTAAGAAGCTACAGGAAACTCTCTTACGAGGTGAAAGGGAAGGAAAGATCTGGATGTGGCACAGATGCCTGCGGTGTCCAAGAACCAATGGTTTCCCTCCAGCTACTCAGAGAGTAGTGATGTCTGACGCTGCCTGGGGTTTatcttttggaaaatttttggaGCTCAGTTTTTCAAACCATGCTGCTGCAAGCAGGGTGGCAAGTTGTGGCCATTCTTTACATAGAGATTGTCTTCGTTTCTATGG ATTTGGAAAAATGGTTGCTTGCTTTCGATATGCGTCGATTGATGTTCATTCTGTCTACCTTCCACCACCCAAACTGGACTTCAACTACGAAAATCAGGACTGGATACAAAAAGAAATAGATGAG GTGGTTGACGGGGCAGAGCTTCTATTTTCTGAAGTACTCAATGCTCTTGGCCAAATAGTGGAGAAAAGATCTGGTGCAGGGCCACTTAATAATGGCATTAAAACCCCTGAAACGAGGCGCAAAATTGCAGAATTGGAAGGAATGTTGCATAAGGAGAAGTTAGAATTTGAG GAATCAATCCAAAAGACTTTGAACAAAGGAGCAAAAAAGGGCCAACCTGTTATTGACATTCTTGACATCAATCGACTGCGAAGGCAGTTACTTTTTCAATCCTATTTGTGGGATCATCGCCTGATTTATGTAGCCAGTTTAGACAAGAATAACCATCAGGACAGATTGAGTAGCTCAAGTCCAGAACATTTGGAGAAACCTTTTGTTAGTTATAAGTTTATGGAAGTGAATGTGGACAACAAACCAGAGAAAAGTTCCCGTAGTTGTGACTCTCTTGCAGATGCAAAGCTTAACAAAAGCCCTGAGCAGAGAGGAGGATATGCTAGTGACACTAACCAGTCTGATGCAGTTCATCAAGAAAAAGACATGGATCAATCAGACCCTATAAAATCAGAAGTAAATGTTCGAAGGACTGTCTCTGATGGGCAGTTCCCTATCATGGCAAGTTTGTCGGATACCCTTGATGCTGCATGGACAGGCGAAAATCACACTGGAATTGGAATACCAAAGGATAATACCAGTACACTTCCTGAATTGGCGGTGACAGAAACTTCAACCACCCCTGCAGTTGCGGAGGGGACGGATTTGGAGAACCaaggagaagagaaaaatagcaCTAAGGTTTCCCCTATCCTTTCACCTGCACTGTCCACCAAGAGCCCTGATAATGTAGAAGACCATGTAGGCTGGTTAGGGATGCCTTTCTTAAACTTCTACCGTTCATTCAACAAGAATTTTTCAGCTGGTGCTCAAAAGTTCAATTCATTGAGCGAGTATAATCCAGTCTACATTTCTTCCTTTCGGCAGTTGGAACTTCAAGGTGGCGCCAGGCTTCTTCTTCCTGTTGGTGTTAATGATACTGTGATTCCAGTATATGATGATGAACCCACCAGTATTATATCTTATGCTCTAGTATGCCCAAAATATCATATGCAACTGATTGATGAGGGTGAAAGGCCAAAAGATGGTGGGGATTTAGTAGCTTCCTTACCACATGTGGATTCAGTGAATTCCCAGTCATTCCTTTCTGTTGATGACATAGCCTCTGAATATCATAGAAGTCTTGGGTCTTCAGATGATAGCATTTTATCCATGTCTGGATCTCGTGGCTCCCTGAGTTTAGACCCACTCTCATATACAAAGGCATTGCACGCCAGAGTTTCTTTTGGAGATGATGGCCCTCTTGGTAAGGTGAACTATACTGTGACTTGTTACTATGCCATGCGTTTTGAAGCCTTAAGGAAGATTTGTTGTCCTTCTGAGCTTGATTTCATAAGGTCTCTTAGCCGTTGTAAAAAGTGGGGTGCCCAGGGTGGCAAGAGCAATGTATTCTTTGCGAAAACCTTGGATGATCGATTTATCATTAAACAAGTCACCAAGATAGAGTTGGAGTCGTTTATTAAATTTGCTCCTGGATATTTCAAGTACCTATCTGAATCAATAAACTCAGGAAGTCCAACATGCCTGGCAAAGATTCTGGGGATCTATCAG GTAACATCTAAGCATCTTAAAGGTgggaaagaaacaaagattGATGTTCTGGTTATGGAGAATCTTCTGTTTCGAAGAAACGTGACCCGGCTGTATGATCTTAAAGGATCTTCTCGATCACGGTATAATCCTGATTCTAGTGGGAACAACAAGGTTCTGCTGGATCAGAATTTGATTGAAGCAATGCCAACTTCTCCTATTTTCGTGGGAAACAAGGCAAAGCGATTGTTGGAAAGAGCTGTTTGGAATGACACCTCATTTCTAGCA TCAATTGATGTAATGGACTACTCATTACTGGTTGGGGTGGATGAAGAGAAGAATGAGTTAGTTCTTGGGATCATTGATTTCATGAGGCAGTATACATGGGACAAACATCTTGAAACATGGGTGAAGGCTTCAGGCATCCTTGGTGGGCCAAAAAACGCATCACCAACTGTAATTTCACCAAAGCAATACAAGAAAAGGTTCAGGAAAGCAATGACTACATATTTTCTGATGGTTCCAGATCAATGGTCTCCACCAAGTATTATTCCAAGTAAATCCCAGTCTGACTTATGTGAAGAGAACACACAAGGTGGGACCTTGGTTGAATGA